The Flexivirga oryzae DNA window CACCCAGGTGGAGTCGTGCTACCTGGAGGAGTCCCACCGCGTCGCGCAGCAACGCGAGTACCGCCGCTCAGCGCTGCTGAACGCCATACTCACCAACACCGGTGACTCCGAGACGCGGAACTCCGAACTGTGCCGGCCGCACGTGCTCGCGGTGCTCGAGGTGGCCAACGATCGCAGTCTGTGCCAACTCGAGAGCCTCGGCCACACCATGGAGCGATCGGCCGGCGCGACCTTGTGGACCGTGCGCCACACCAGCGTGGTCGCAGCCGTCCCGATGACCTCTGTCGTGCATCGCAGCACGCTTCGTCAGCAACTGGAACACATTGTCTCGCAGGATGATTCACTGGCAGCAGGCCTTGGCGGCAGCGCCCGCAGCGGTCGCGACTCGCGCAGCAGTTACGTCGAGGCCACCGACGCGATCCGGGTGGGCCGTGCGGCCGACAACACCTCCCGTCGCGTCTACGACTACCTGGAGCTCGCGCCGCTGATCGAGTTGCTCCGCCATCCCGAACGCGCTCGACGCTTCGCCAGCGCAGTGCTCGAACCGTTCGGGCCGATCTCGCACCGGTCCTGGATGCTGCCGACGCTCGAGGCCTACCTCGTCCACAGCGGGCGACAACGTGACATGGCCGAAACACTCTCCGTGCACGTCAGCACGGTGAAATACCGCCTCAGCGAGATGCGCGCCTCCTGTCACGTGCAGCTCGAGGACGGGCGGCAATCGGGCAACCTGCTGCTCGCCATACGACTCCAGCAGGTGCTCAACACCGACAACTCCCCCTAGAAGACACGTACGCCACCGCCGCACGGGAGCGTCCCGTCCGGCGGCGATACCCCACGCCCTCCAACACCCTCGAAAGACAAGGCGAAAGATCATGATGCGCAAGAACCTCACCGCCGTGCTGGCTGCAACCCTGCTCGTCGGTCCGCTCGCAGCGTGCGGTAGCAGCGGCGGATCCGGAAGTGGCGCAGGCGGATCCGGCGGAAGCGTCACTGTCGGCGAGTCGACGTCACTGAGCGGGTCGATCGCGAACCTCGGCCAGACCGGCCTGCAGGGCCTGCAGATGGCGGTCGACGACATCAACGCCAAGGGCGGCCTGCTCGGCAAGAAGGTCAAGGTGGTCAGCGCCGACGACAACG harbors:
- a CDS encoding helix-turn-helix domain-containing protein; protein product: MSAVPSYSAPEPALGRMIDTYATLSPAARRALVAIADHLEPSSDEIADVMVISYVREIPQYATITDEGMLADVHSVSSVLVRCWLRMLRSGSPADPDLMALIQDGARRRAAQGMDLSALLRAYRLGVRSMWTQMTESPDWRASSSLRKSADRVTAWVLDYSDLLCTQVESCYLEESHRVAQQREYRRSALLNAILTNTGDSETRNSELCRPHVLAVLEVANDRSLCQLESLGHTMERSAGATLWTVRHTSVVAAVPMTSVVHRSTLRQQLEHIVSQDDSLAAGLGGSARSGRDSRSSYVEATDAIRVGRAADNTSRRVYDYLELAPLIELLRHPERARRFASAVLEPFGPISHRSWMLPTLEAYLVHSGRQRDMAETLSVHVSTVKYRLSEMRASCHVQLEDGRQSGNLLLAIRLQQVLNTDNSP